The following are encoded in a window of Candidatus Desulfatibia profunda genomic DNA:
- a CDS encoding pyruvate, water dikinase, whose translation MGTLLDRIKKFFTKKPKLTAADVERLRIAFRERYHSFKLLLNANNRALEIMADMERALGGRQPFGMSFVRASCTAVSVNVFSMIKNIDTLARGKYAELNARFNDIQQKIDSVLSQKKSMQDERLVIPLEAVNKEMTDSVGSKMAHLGEIKNRLGIRIPGGFIITAAAYERFIKENDLQVEIDRRFQSVEGDDLERLYTLSSEIQQLIIGSRVPDDLVEAVVEAWNKLESETQGKLTLALRSSALGEDTRGSSFAGQYRSELNVSFDSIFQAYKEVLASKHALQAIAYRLNKGFKDEDILMCVGCMAMVDAVAGGVIYTRNPVDMRDDSIFINSAWGLPKSVVDGSDACDLIIVSRKSPMAIIHEDVKAKERKFVCLPEEGVCRMELTGDKKDLASIDHQQSLDLAELAVKIEQYYAMPQDIEWALARDGSVYILQCRPLQQMEKQREDVPEPVFAAEHTAVIAIGGVTASPGAASGEVYLADKGIDMLRFPEGAVLVTRQALPRWASLLNRSAAVVTEQGGFAGHLANVAREFGVPALFGVPDIVSRLEQGQQVTVDADNLTLYKGKIEALLVKSGIKKNLMQGSPVYEILKQVGNFVIPLNLLDPDSPDFRPANCKTFHDITRFIHEKSVHEMFNFGKEHHFSEKSSKQLFYKVPMQWWILNLDDGFKEEVDGKYVKLENIVSIPMLAFWDGFSAVPWDGPPAIDGKGLVSVIFQSTANKNLTPGLRSTYAARNYFMISKNYCSLSSRLGYHFSILEALVSERSIENYISFQFKGGAADYQRRLKRVHFIGEILQEQGFRVDIREDNLIARMEGHEMNYMQKRLEILGYLTLHTRQLDMIMTNNAALNHYRSKIDKDIRNFFNSK comes from the coding sequence ATGGGCACACTGCTTGATCGTATAAAGAAGTTTTTTACTAAGAAGCCGAAACTTACGGCTGCGGATGTCGAAAGACTCCGCATTGCCTTTCGGGAGCGCTATCACAGCTTTAAGCTCCTGTTGAATGCCAATAACAGAGCCCTCGAGATTATGGCCGATATGGAGCGGGCCCTTGGAGGCCGACAGCCCTTTGGTATGTCTTTTGTTAGAGCGAGTTGTACGGCGGTATCTGTCAATGTTTTTAGTATGATAAAAAATATTGATACCCTCGCCCGGGGCAAGTACGCTGAACTCAATGCCCGCTTCAATGATATCCAGCAGAAGATTGATAGTGTCCTCTCGCAGAAGAAATCGATGCAAGATGAAAGGCTGGTGATACCCCTGGAAGCCGTGAATAAGGAGATGACCGATTCCGTGGGAAGCAAGATGGCTCATTTAGGGGAAATCAAAAACAGGCTTGGAATCAGGATCCCCGGCGGATTTATCATTACGGCGGCAGCCTATGAAAGGTTTATTAAAGAAAACGATTTGCAGGTGGAAATTGATCGGCGCTTTCAATCCGTGGAAGGCGACGATCTGGAAAGGCTGTATACCCTGAGTTCAGAAATCCAGCAGCTTATCATCGGATCCAGGGTGCCGGATGATCTGGTCGAGGCTGTCGTCGAGGCTTGGAATAAACTTGAATCAGAAACACAAGGCAAATTAACGTTGGCTTTAAGAAGCAGTGCTCTGGGAGAAGATACGCGGGGAAGCTCATTTGCAGGCCAGTATCGGAGCGAACTCAACGTAAGTTTTGACAGTATTTTCCAGGCATATAAAGAGGTTCTGGCAAGCAAACACGCCCTTCAGGCCATCGCTTATAGATTGAACAAGGGATTTAAGGATGAAGATATTTTAATGTGCGTGGGATGCATGGCCATGGTGGATGCCGTTGCCGGCGGCGTCATTTACACGCGTAATCCCGTTGATATGCGGGATGATTCTATTTTTATTAACTCCGCCTGGGGGTTGCCCAAGTCGGTTGTTGACGGCAGTGATGCCTGCGATCTGATTATTGTTTCAAGAAAATCACCCATGGCAATCATTCATGAAGATGTAAAAGCCAAAGAAAGAAAGTTTGTCTGCCTGCCTGAAGAAGGTGTTTGCCGTATGGAATTGACCGGAGATAAAAAGGATCTGGCTTCCATTGATCATCAGCAGTCGCTTGATTTGGCAGAACTTGCGGTCAAGATTGAACAATATTATGCAATGCCCCAGGACATTGAATGGGCCCTTGCCAGGGACGGATCGGTCTATATCCTGCAATGTCGGCCATTGCAGCAGATGGAGAAGCAAAGAGAAGATGTTCCTGAACCGGTCTTCGCAGCAGAGCATACGGCCGTTATCGCCATCGGGGGAGTCACCGCAAGTCCGGGCGCAGCCAGCGGAGAAGTCTATCTGGCCGATAAAGGCATCGATATGCTGCGGTTTCCTGAAGGGGCGGTCTTGGTTACCCGGCAGGCACTCCCCCGATGGGCCTCCCTCTTAAATCGATCCGCTGCGGTTGTGACCGAGCAGGGCGGCTTTGCAGGGCACCTTGCCAATGTGGCCAGGGAGTTCGGCGTGCCTGCGCTCTTTGGGGTGCCTGATATTGTGAGTCGATTAGAACAGGGTCAACAGGTAACTGTCGATGCCGACAATTTAACCCTATACAAGGGGAAAATCGAGGCATTATTGGTAAAATCCGGGATAAAGAAAAACCTTATGCAAGGGAGTCCGGTTTATGAAATTTTAAAACAGGTGGGCAACTTTGTCATACCCTTAAACTTGCTTGATCCGGATTCTCCTGATTTTAGACCGGCCAACTGCAAAACCTTCCATGATATTACCAGGTTTATCCACGAAAAATCAGTGCATGAGATGTTCAATTTCGGCAAGGAGCACCACTTTTCCGAAAAATCGAGCAAACAACTTTTTTATAAAGTGCCGATGCAGTGGTGGATCTTGAATCTGGACGACGGCTTTAAAGAAGAGGTAGACGGCAAATATGTCAAACTGGAAAATATCGTCTCTATTCCCATGCTGGCGTTCTGGGACGGGTTCAGTGCGGTTCCCTGGGACGGTCCGCCGGCAATTGACGGCAAGGGGCTCGTGTCGGTCATATTTCAGTCAACTGCAAATAAAAATTTAACTCCTGGTCTGCGCTCAACCTATGCCGCCCGCAACTATTTTATGATCTCCAAAAATTATTGCAGCTTAAGTTCCAGGCTGGGTTATCACTTTTCCATTCTGGAAGCCCTGGTCAGTGAGCGCTCCATCGAAAATTACATCAGTTTCCAGTTCAAGGGGGGCGCGGCCGACTATCAGCGACGGCTCAAACGGGTACATTTTATCGGGGAAATACTTCAAGAACAGGGGTTCAGGGTAGATATAAGGGAAGACAACCTGATTGCCCGCATGGAAGGCCATGAAATGAATTACATGCAAAAACGCCTTGAAATTCTGGGATACCTTACCCTGCATACCCGGCAGCTTGATATGATCATGACCAACAATGCCGCCCTGAACCATTATCGGTCAAAAAT